The Tripterygium wilfordii isolate XIE 37 chromosome 23, ASM1340144v1, whole genome shotgun sequence genomic sequence ATAAGGTATTGTACTcctactgggctatttagctcaacctctattttttGCTTCACTTTCAGGTGAGTACGTTGATGGCAACAAGCATCCCAAGGCGTGAGCGATTTTCCCACGGATACAATTGTGGTTTATGCGTAGCATAGGATTTGATTATTAAAGACTTTCGCATGTTTTATTGTAAATACACATTTAACTATGTCTTATATATTCTTTTTAAGAGttggattttattttgaattcaaTAAATGAATTATAGAGATTTTTGCATAGAATagaaatttgtatgtttgggaTATTTTGATAATTCCGTAAATTCCCTTTGGGATGGGTCGTTATATTATGTGTGGGGAAAGTGTCAGGCATCCGACAGTACTTGTCCTAAACGGACAGTTACCATCTGAGATCTAGGGAGTTATGAGTGTTGCCATTTTATAGGAaataacatatacatataattacagTATAAAGCTTGCAAGAAAGATGGATTGGCGGTCGATCGGACTAAATATTCCAGTCGGGATCTGTACAACCTTACGAAGAAAGCGCACGTAACTTATAAGTGTTGGCGTAAATCCTTGCTATTAGGGGAATAATATGATGTGGTGGAATGAAGGTGAAAAAGATTCAATAATTGACGGAAAACTTTACTTAGCTCTGAAGGGATGAGAAGCAGTTGGGTCTGCCCTTCATTGGGTCGCGTTTGGGTTTGACGAGTAATGGGCTGGACATAGTCAAAAGGCTTGGGCCTTGCGGTTGGCTTAGTCAAAAGGTCATCAAAGGGCCTCTTATGTCTTCTCCAACTTTACTCAAGGGCTCCATTTTTTAGGGGTATGGAGAAGGCGAAGAGGCACATTACTAGTTCTCAAATGTCTGACTATTAACAACGTCCCTTCATTCTGTTGAATATCAATTAATGCACGTTGGCCTATAAAATGAAGGGAGTCTAGCTAGTTTGCTCAGATCATCTGAGACATCCAGATGATGAGGAAAATCGAGGGACGGCATGAGTATTCATTCTTTTTCAGAGAATTTTGTCAAAGGCAAAGTGAAGAGAAAAGGAGGATAATCAAGTTATCATGGAGACCCAGTGTTCTTCTGTGGGAGATATCGTTGAAGAAACTAGCTCCGGCTGCATGGTATCTCTAGAGATTTCATTGTTCCTCTCGGGAAACAGTTCGACTACTCTAATGTGCCCCCATCTTAAGCCAGAGAAAGAATAAAAGGGGGGCCTCTTACTATTCAATGAGGTATGAGGCGACACCTTCCTGACCTTTCTTTCTGTTCAACAAGGCACCCCTGAAGGGATGAGAAGCAATTGGGTCTGCCCTTCATTGGGTCACGTTTGGGTTTAGCGAGTAATGGGCTGGACATAGTCAAAAGGTCATCGAAGGGCCTCTTATGTCTTCTCCAACTTTACTCAAGGTCTCCATTTTTTAGGGGTATGGAGAAGGCGAAGAGGCACATTACTAGTTCTCAAATGTCTGACTATTAACAACGTCCCTTCATTCTGTTGAATATCAATTAATGCACATTGGCCTATAAAATGAAGGGAGTCTAGCTGGTTTGCTCAGATAATCCGAGACATCCAGATGATGAGGAAAATCGAGGGATGGGCGTGAGTATTCATTCTTTTTCAGAGAATTTTGTCAAAGGCAAAGTGGAGAGAAAATGAGCATAATCAAGTTCTCATGGAGACCCAGTGTTCTTTTGTGGGAGATATCGTTGAAGAAACTAGCTCCGGCTGCATGGTATCTCTAAAGATTTCGTTGTTCCTCTCGGGAAACAGTTCGACTACTCTAATGTGCCCCCATCTTAAGCCAGAGAAAGAGTAAAAGGGGGACCTCTTACTATTCAATGAGGTATGAGGAGACACCTTCCTGACCTTTCTTTCTGTCCAACAAGGCACCCCTGGATTTGGTCTATCAACAATGAGCATATATGGGTGATAGGCTTTTGGATGGCCTTCAAGGAACCAAGATCAATTTTGTCCAAGTGCTTCATTGTGATCAATTTTGTAGACGATTCTCATTGtaatattattttgaaattaataaaatcacAATTCTTAAACCTGACTGTGAGGAAAAGAAACTAATTGTGTAAGATTACACCTGCATGACCTTACTCATCATAAGTCGAGTTGAGGCTTCAAGACTTTCGAGTGGGCACCATCCCGAGTAGGGTCTTTGTTCGAACAGATGCCATTTGAGTAGAACTGAAATGGGTACTATAGTTGCCCCCCTTTGCTAGcttattttgaaaaatgagGCAAACAAATGAGTATTCCAAGATTCGGGACAATTTCTGAGTCAAATTCGGATGGACTTCGGTTGGGGGAAAGGAGGAGATTGAGAACTTTAAATCAAGTTGTGATGGATTCTTAAGGGCAAGAATAAAACCTGTGAGAGTAAAGAGAAGGAATATTGGCAATGGATATCACCAAGTAATGTACTACttaaaagaaatgaatgagggGGGGCACAAGTGGAACTCGTGATTCACTTCCTGATTCTCCTTGAATTTTGGCTCAGACCGATTTGTGAAAAGAATGCGAGGGACTTGAGTCAGACTTATGATGCACTGCTCATACATTCCTTAGATCTTGGACTTTGATTAATATTTGAGATGAATTCGAGAGGCATGAGTTGGACTTGTGATGCACTACTCGGATGTTCGTTGGAATTTGACTTTATTTGGTATTTGAGAGGAATTCAAGGAAATGAGTCGGACTCGTGATGCATTGCTCAAATATTCCTTGAAATTTGACTTGGATTGGTATTTGAGAGGAATTCGAGGAACATAAGTCAGACTCGTGATGCACTGTTTGGATATTTCTTGGAATTTGACTTTGATTGGTATTTGTTGGATGTGTGGGGTTTTTTTTCTACACTATGGACACATGTTTTGCATTAGTTAAGCTAAAAGGATGAGATATTGTACCTGTTCATgacaaattgaaaattttgatggaAATGAGAGGAAGCAAGTAGGGATAAGTAGAAGATGAAGGTGAGAGAGAGGTTGGACTCAATCAATTTGAGATATTGTCATCGGGAAATTTGATGGAAATGAGAGGAAGCAAGTAGGGAGAagtagaagatgaagatgagagagaggttGGACTCAATCAATTTGAGATATTGTCGACCTAAGGCTTGagtttgttctttgaaagttgCCTCCAATATTGAGGTATTGAGCCACAACTTTGTACTCTGCAAGCGATTTGGGATATTTTCATGTTCTAACATCTCCTGTATTATAGTGCGAGGATCGATAATCAATGTTTGGAAAATTGATCGCGTAAACTATTTATTGATTAAGAAGTTGTTGATTATATCATATGAGATGTATTTCAAATTCAAACATGATCTTGTAGAATCTCTTATTAgttaattcaaacaaaaattggaGCAAAAAGAAAGTAATAACGTGGCTCTTTATTGGGATCAACATTACTCAATCACttgaatcaaaaaaatttcaacaattacAAGCATTAATGGAAAAAGAGAATAACAACTAACCAATCTCAAATTCTCATCACAAActaatcaaaaaattaattagtaacacaaagttaatttaattaattaactaacaaGGAATACAATCAATGAACCACCTAATTATCTTAACAGGAAGCTTGATGAGACTCATCGCCAAATTTGCAAGTCCAGCAAAACAAATGCAGCAAGGGcatagacaactcaacacagtCCTGCATCAATATTTTTAAttcaacaattaattaaatattaaatgtgagaaataataaataaattaaacaacaCAAACCCATAAAAGGTAGATCCGAAATCAAAGTTAACAtagcctctttttttttatgccaATTGattaaacaaggaaaaaaaaaaacccaattggCAAATATTCAAGGGAAATGTAggatatagagagagaaggagaaattGAACTCACCCAATAAcccaaacaagaaaaagaaaatcaacccAATTGGCACAATTTTAAGGGAAATGTGGgatagagagggaaaaaaaggaGAAATTGAACTCATCCAATCAAACCCAATTGGCACAATTTTAAAGGAAATGTGGGATATAGAGAGACAGAAAAGGAGAAATTGAACTTACCCAATAACCCAAATAACAGCACCAACAAGAGACAAAACCAGAGCCACAAGAGCAAACGGAAGGCCAATCAAGAACCCCAAAGGCCTGCAATCCCCCTCCCCCATAATCTTCTCCCTTTCACTGgttctattctctctctctagatcttaATTTTAGATAATCAAACTGGAGCGTTTTTCGTTTAACTCCCCAAAAACAATCGAAATCAATTTAAAAGAGGGGAGGAGGAGGACACTATTTATACGGCTCAGTTTATTGATTGGAAATTTCCATGCAACAACCTTTACGCGGTATTAGGTACTGgttctgaattttattttgacGAAATCGCCCTCGTGAAAACGGAATAAGCCCCGAGAAATTTGGGGGTAGCTTTGGTATTTCATGAAACGTGTAGTTGACTCGGTAACGTGCGGTCAATTACGGTTCGCGTCGGACTTTTGACGGATCAAACTTGGAAAGCGTGTGCGAGATTTGGAATTACTTAATTTCAGTAATattaaggaaaaataaataaattaattaattaaaaagtaaaaaacaaaattaaagggataaaaTAGACGGTTATCTACAGTCGCTAAGAACCGAGAGAGAGGTCACTAATAGGGGTGGTAAAATATTGTCTGGTTTAGATATATGGACAAGTAAGAAAAGAGAGTTGTTTCGCTTGTGAAACGAGTCTTAATTCCCCTAACCTTCACTGGCAGCCCTCCAAGTGGCAAAGCAAGAAAAGAGGTGTATCCTTCTCCTTGCCTTTACGGTGAGCAAATGGGTTTAGCGCGTAGGAACGTTATGAAAAGATTATGCTTCTCCGGTAGTCAAATCAATGAGAGAAATGATAGCGCtgttttgataaattaattGAGAGTCCGACGCCACTTACCCCTTTTTCATAGAATGGACATCCTAACTCAACAGTAAAGGTACCATAATTAATTGAAACTAGTTACATGTTCGCGCTTCGCTCGAtacataattaatttgaaaaataaatatttttgatactttgttaccatgatgaacaacagagcttaaattgtagaaaatgaagataattgtaagatgaacaaataagtacaatacatttttcttaatatgctaagaaataattttctaagagggagcgataaatttgatgcataaggaaaaaataagCTCAGGGTTTAGCAATTCTTGTTTGCGTTGTTTTTTTCTCCAAAGTGACAAAGGTCACCAAGAATATGTATATGAGCAACATTTTATGCATAGTAATAAATTGACAAATCATGAATCGCATTCTAAATCTGAGTACTCAATAGCGTCAACAAAGCGAAAATATGTGTTCCCATTTATTCACGCGACTAAAAGATAAAACTAAAAGATTTTTAAAAGTGGTCAAGTTTGAAGTGCAATACACTtcacaaatattttaattataacGCGAGTACATTCAATAGCAAGATAATAGCACTGTTATAACATgtcattattgaattgtaacatatggttGATCACATGAGACGGAAAAGGCGTGATGATTGAAAGCCTTTCTTAACACaacttctattttattttattttattttattttattatatgtgGCAAAAGTTTGAGCCATACAGAAGAAGATGTGACAACTTCTAAAACACTtcagtattttgtaatacacttatcttaattatattattatgattatgatttttcaattacttagccgttacttttcattattttaccttctttttttttatcactttttgttgttcctaatagtatttatgcacatttaattagTTGATCACATGATGGGTTTAAAGTAATTATTATAATGTTTTTAActgtatttattatttattattgcttcttatgtCAACAAGCCACAATTCTTCATATTATATCagtaagcatatataatatataatataaattgtTGTACTCCGTACTTCACAGGTGAGCATTTTCACTTCCTCTGTGGTCTTCTCCGCAATTCACGGGTAAAGAGATTTGGTCCTCCGTTTtacatatataaattgatgattgatgataaaCAAACTTCGCCACTCCCGCTCTCGTATATAAGAAGAATCTGAAGGTTTCTTTCAGAACATGCTCCAGAAGCAAGCCGATAATACATGCTTTGATCAGATAGAGCAGTAAGTAGATTTACTAACCACATGCGGAGGCGCCCAAGGCGGTGTGTCACTGGACCTGTTGATGAATTTGATAAAAACAatggatgattgaatttgtccgacttggattaaaccaagtttggacataagttaaaTGTCTGAAACATAGgtctaaacacaaaatttttgtccgatttaaaatcaGATTcggatccaaacacataaatcttatccgatttacttgtttggACCCTAAATCGGATTaagttattgtccgatttacttgttcggatttaaatcaatccgactttggtcaattaagtaatCCAAAATTCAATCCGGCCGAGAGCGCAGTCGATGATGATGGAGATGACGACGGAGATCACTTGTTCTTGGTGATTGTCATGAATCAGTAGGATTGGATTAGTGATCTACCAAATTGTTTTACTTCACCAATCCAGAATCTTCGTGTTCCAGGTAAAATAAGCTAGGGTTTTTTCGTTCGTAAGATGATACATATGTTTGCCTTTTCGATTTTTGATGATCAATGTTCTTTTGTTAATTTGAGAGATTTAATTTTTTCGAAATTCTAATGTGGTTgaattcaaaaatgaaaaatgagattttgTGATTCGTTGATGTAGCAAAACTAGTAATTTCACCTCTAATGCACTACCAGAGATAGCTCTACTCTGTTCTGCTAAGACAATTTTATTACAGAGCTTGAGCAACTCAACAATAGAATGGAGTTTTTattaggacaatgctagagacccccaaaatttgacccccaaaagtcccccaaatctatgtggcattaaaatatccattgattaaaaatacacatgtaggtcccacttcacatccaacactccacattaaatgggggtcttttgggggtcaatTTTTGGGGGTTTCAAACATTATCCTTTTTATTATCCTATTGTCTTTATTGGTTTTTCCCAACTGATTACAGTAAGAAATAGTAATGAAATGAACGGGACGGATAAATGCAAAGCCAAATTCGAGAATGGCTACTCTCCAGTCTCCAAAACAAGAATAAATCAACTCAAATGTTTTTATTCATCATCCTATCCAAACAGACCCAGcttctatatttttttagtcCTCCCAAAATCAGTGCCCTTGATTCTCCAACATGAGTTTCCATTGGTGATAACTGTCCAGGCTTTATTAAGAGCAAACTCAATGGGTAACTGCTATTAAATAATGATGGTGTAGGAGtacaaaaataatagaaaaatacaGAAAAAGAAATTCGATGTAGGTGATTGAGGCACAAGTCTCTTGCTCTCTTCAAGGAGATTCAAGCCCTCTGTAGTTCTTTGGTTTAGAACAGGTGCACCAGGATTTTTTTGGCTCGACTCCTCTGGGATACAACAGCCCAACTCGATCGTATAGATAATCCAAACCTGTCTCAGTTACCCATTAACTTGCTCTCTCTTATTAAGCTTATTTTTAGAAAACCAGTATGTGGCTCTTCCCTTCAAGGGGAGAGGACaaacaaagaagagaagaatcaaAACTGGTCTAGGTTAGCTTCGGACGAGTCAGATGTTGTTGTGAGGCAAGAAATGGATGAAACTCTCTACTACTCCAGCTGCTATTACCCCCTATCTGAACCATCTCCTTCGCCTCCTTCAGCTTCTTCGGCTCCTGGTGAAACAGAGGTAATCCTTGACCTCACTGATATACTCAATTCTAGTGATCAATCCAATCCTGAGTCACATGTCAATCCTATTTATGGATATAATCCTGAGTCACCCGATAGTACTAAACCCGAAAAATATAGTCTTCCTCATCGACAGAATTGTGGCATACCAAAACCCCAATATATCCCTGATTTAAATGCCAAAGCTAAATATCCTGTTAGTCATCATGTTGAATCTCGTAGGCTATCAGAGTCATATGCATCTTTTGTATATCGTTTATCTTCTGTATCTGTCCCAAATAGGTGGCATAATGCTCTAGCAGACATCGGATGTCATAAAGCTATGATTGAGGAATTATGATGGCACTCGTTTTTTGAAGCATAAACAAGGTAAGGTAactcccttaattttttttcccgatGATATGGTTGTGACTGGTAATTATGAGGATGAAATTGGGTAATTTTTAAGTTACAAGAGCTTCTTGCTACCGAGTTTGAGATGAAGAAATTGGGTGATCTTAAATATTTTCTTGGGATAGAAGTTGCCATATCAAAGGATGATATATTTCTATCTCAAcgaaaatatattattgatttacTAGCTGAAATGGGAATGCTAGATTGCAAACCTATTGACACCCTGATAAAATCACAAGTTATCTGAATGTCCAAGTCCAATGGACTTTAATAAGAGCGGTTGTGGGAAAATTGATTTACTTGTCACATACTCAACCAGACATTACTTATGTTGTAAGTATGGTTAGCCAATTTATGCATGCTTTGGGTGATATTCATATGAATGTAGTTGTCAAAATTCTAAGGTACTTGAAGACAACACTAGGCAAAGGCTTAATGTTCTCTAAACAATGTCATTTGAATGTCGAAGAGTATACACAAGCTGACTAGGCCGGCTCCTTGACTGATAGACGCTCCACGTCTGGATATTTTTGCTTTGTAGGCAGgaacctcatcacttgaagaAGTAAGAAACAAAGGTTGTTGCAAGATCAAGTGCAGAAGTTTAATACCGAGGTATGTCTCATGGAATATGTGAATTGTTGTGGATAAAAGGTTTGTTGAAGGATCTAGGTTTCGAAAGAACCTAACAAACCTATGAAACTTTACTGTGATAATACTGTTGCTATGAGTATTGCCACAATCCAGTTCAACATGACCAgactaaacatgtggaagtGGATCGGcattttatcaaagaaaaattggAGGCTAATATTATTGAAGTTCTGCTTATAAGGACAGAGGATCAATTAGCAGATATTCTTACCAAAAGTCGTCTCCAGGAAGATTTTTTATCTCTCTTGACAAGTTGGGCATACGCAATATCTACGCACCAACTTGAGAGAGGGTGTTGACAATGAGTTGTAAATTAGCTATAGTTTAGGCTGTAATTATGTAGTACATTGATTGTAATTGGGTATCAAATTGATTGTAAATTAGGGATGATTGATTTAGTTACTTTTCTTGATTCAAGGTTTGTAATTATATAATACCTCCTATTGGAGAAGAATAAACTATCAAGCTCTACGTGAGTGTTTGACAAGTTTGACAAAAGGAAAGTCAAAGACTCAGGCATGCACAACTTGGCataatgtttgtttgtttgtagttattttcaaattgatgTTGTTTAGGTGGTTACAATCACTTTTGCACACCTAAAGATAGTCAatatttcaatttgcacactgttgtttaaaatgtttcaatttgatcacccaaaaataaaaatgttttaAGTTGATCACTCGGATAGGTTTTTCTAATTTGGGGCAGTTAAACTGTCTATGTGGCAGGTTGACTGTCAAATTCTTAATTCCACCTATATAATGATTTCCATGTGGACATAATTAAtactttttaagaaaaaaaaacatgtggaCCAATCCTCTAATTAGTAGACTTAATTACCTCTAAACCACTtatcaatttaaataaaataaaattaattagacAAAACCAAACCCATTAATTAGTATACTTAACTACCTCCATCTTCCCTTCTCCTTCCCCCCTCTCTCCCTGTCTCTGTTTGGTCGGCTACATCATCAACCCTTGCTTCAAGCTCTATcgatagagaaagaggaaatATAACTCAAGAACCCAACAAGATGAGGAATTCATCTCCAGTACAAAGACTCTACCTTCGAACATCTCAAAAACCCAGTTAAGATAGATCTAGggttcaaaaaaaatttggagtCGATTTCTCAGGTTGATTTCTTTCCAAGGGGGAAGCTTACAAGAATAAGAAGCATTTGCCTCTTGATCATCGCCGCAAGAAGACCATAGCTACGTCCTGTCATATGATGCAACAACCAAAATAGATACTGGAGTTTTCTTGACTAACAAATTGTGTTTCTAATAGATTTGgagaaatttttttgatgaGGACCTTCGTGAATGCGCAGATTTGCAGGAAACATGAATCTGAGCTTTTCAATGAAGGTTTGCGGAAAAAGGTAACTGAGAAAAAAACCAAGGTTGCTTTTCAATGAAGGTTTTCTTGATTGTtttgtttataatatttattaactaattaatttatAGTATTTCTACTTTTCTGAGGTggataatatataaattaaaaatttccCTTATTACACGTGCGTGACTTTGATtggcttttgtttttgaaaaaacaaaattatttttcacTTATTTCAGTCAACCTGCCACAAAGGCAGTTCGACTGCCCCAAACTGAGAAAATATGCCCGAGTGGCCAACttgaaacatttttatttttgggtgatcaaattgaaacattttaaataaaaatatacaaattcaAACACGGACTATCTTTCGATGtacaaaagtggtattaacccttTTTTAAATAGTCAGGAGTGttaaatgatgtattttgctacaaaagagagaGCCAGGGAAAAAAACTTAAAGACTTTGACAAAGACTTTTCTTTAACCCCAAATTTGGG encodes the following:
- the LOC119993595 gene encoding signaling peptide TAXIMIN 2-like, producing MGEGDCRPLGFLIGLPFALVALVLSLVGAVIWVIGTVLSCLCPCCICFAGLANLAMSLIKLPVKIIRWFIDCIPC